One part of the Candida albicans SC5314 chromosome R, complete sequence genome encodes these proteins:
- a CDS encoding uncharacterized protein (Ortholog(s) have role in ER-associated ubiquitin-dependent protein catabolic process), which produces MFQKLIVITFAIALASANIFDFLNNFNTGGRQQQNQGVRTPQEYESVVLNSQCDKYLCPDTGLCVEAPKFCPCPYPSSQIRCFLPDGRFVCISKPAGEGISEKYNDPKTNWKIDAKDDNIRDCGWVNRAWRGLV; this is translated from the coding sequence ATGTTTCAAAAACTAATTGTTATAACTTTTGCTATTGCATTAGCATCCGCTAAtatctttgattttttgaataatttcaaCACTGGTGGTAGACAACAACAGAACCAAGGTGTAAGAACACCTCAAGAATATGAAAGTGTAGTTTTGAATTCCCAATGTGATAAATATCTATGTCCAGATACGGGATTATGTGTTGAGGCTCCAAAGTTTTGTCCTTGCCCTTATCCTTCCTCCCAGATAAGATGCTTTTTACCAGATGGAAGATTTGTGTGTATCTCAAAACCAGCTGGAGAGGGCATTTCTGAAAAGTACAACGATCCAAAGACCAATTGGAAAATAGATGCCAAGGATGACAATATAAGAGACTGTGGCTGGGTAAATAGAGCCTGGAGGGGATTAGTATGA
- the ISC1 gene encoding inositol phosphosphingolipid phospholipase (Mitochondrial membrane localized inositol phosphosphingolipid phospholipase C; hydrolyzes complex sphingolipids to produce ceramide; mutant is viable), with translation MSLDDLGGSKVASEPKKQYIKLLTFNTWGLKFISKHRKERLRAIADALANPKCPDEDYDIVALQEIWCEEDWQYLDLVCRPRYPYRRVFKAGIVSGPGLAVLSKISIAETFLYRFPINGRPSAFFRGDFYVGKSIAVTMFQPHHPDILPIALLNSHMHAPYGSGDASYSTHRACQAWDFAKLVRMLKKAGYAVIQVGDLNSKPDSLPYKLFTVEGGLTDSWNVLNKDNVVPNDQIATLSLEDQISLAGVTCNSRLNTWRESRPLWEACRLDYALIDASNITPVSAQVKFVDKLPPPLSCSYSDHFAYSVDLVIRPKEERVGSADEMSNNEEKVSVYRELLAEISQYRRLTIPFQILWRKLHFIISLVIVVGMHIAVVFVANVAAWVSVIFLFLTTLVVVTGGINGLIWYMGVRAESRALQEVQMEVEDAYTYIRKKEV, from the coding sequence atGAGTCTAGATGATCTTGGTGGTTCAAAGGTTGCCAGTGAACCAAAGAAACAATATATTAAACTTTTAACATTTAACACATGGGGTCTAAAATTTATATCAAAACATAGAAAAGAGAGATTACGAGCAATTGCAGATGCTCTTGCAAATCCTAAATGCCCAGATGAAGACTATGACATTGTTGCTTTACAAGAGATTTGGTGTGAAGAGGACTGGCAGTATTTGGATTTAGTGTGTCGTCCACGATATCCATACAGACGAGTCTTTAAAGCTGGTATAGTCAGTGGTCCTGGGTTGGCTGTTTTGTCAAAAATTTCCATTGCTGAAACTTTTCTTTACCGATTCCCCATCAATGGCAGACCATCTGCATTTTTTAGAGGTGACTTTTATGTTGGTAAAAGTATTGCGGTTACGATGTTTCAACCACACCACCCTGATATTTTGCCAATAGCATTACTAAACTCTCATATGCACGCTCCCTATGGCTCTGGTGATGCCAGTTACTCTACTCATAGAGCATGCCAAGCTTGGGATTTTGCCAAATTGGTTCgaatgttgaaaaaagcGGGGTATGCGGTAATTCAGGTTGGTGATTTAAATTCGAAGCCAGATTCGTTACCATACAAATTATTTACCGTTGAAGGTGGACTAACTGATTCATGGAATGTTTTGAATAAAGATAATGTTGTTCCCAATGACCAAATAGCAACACTTTCTCTTGAGGACCAGATATCATTAGCAGGTGTGACATGCAATTCTAGACTTAACACATGGAGGGAATCCAGACCACTTTGGGAGGCTTGTCGTCTAGATTATGCACTAATTGATGCTTCTAATATCACACCTGTGTCTGCTCAGGTTAagtttgttgataaattacCTCCTCCACTTTCTTGCTCTTACTCGGATCATTTTGCATACAGCGTGGATTTGGTAATTCGaccaaaagaagaaagggTTGGACTGGCTGATGAAATGtcaaataatgaagaaaagGTGTCGGTGTATAGAGAACTTTTAGCTGAAATATCGCAGTACCGACGGTTAACAATCCcatttcaaatattatgGCGAAAGTTGCATTTCATAATATCActtgtaattgttgttgggaTGCATATTGCAGTGGTCTTTGTTGCAAACGTGGCAGCTTGGGTTTCtgtgatttttttgtttttaacaACATTAGTTGTAGTGACGGGTGGAATTAATGGTTTGATCTGGTACATGGGGGTTCGTGCTGAGCTGAGAGCTTTACAAGAAGTACAAATGGAAGTGGAAGATGCTTATACCTATATTAGGAAGAAAGAGGTGTAA
- a CDS encoding uncharacterized protein (Protein of unknown function; rat catheter biofilm repressed) — translation MDTAERAYEKFQNQMIAFDNLKIEMNELAVDLDQQLSDKQSLILQQEQDHKQKVNDLTNQEYKLKLQAKSLKEKENATRDKLNLAMRSLEQQKSKVEDLVKKKQSLVDTKQDLESQIKQLETAIDQGTRELNKSNDNMSLQMNKNLVELNKYEIYTGLKIEVQSNELMCFKFFNLDPNDYDREFAITLNIGGSTYSIENTSPKLSDETVEQIQGKLNQGRQLSKFLKEVRTLFKDFVQY, via the coding sequence ATGGACACAGCAGAACGAGCCTACGAaaagtttcaaaatcaaatgattgCATTTGACAACTTGAAGATTGAAATGAACGAGCTAGCAGTGGATCTAGACCAACAACTATCTGACAAACAATCGTTAATTCTACAACAGGAACAAGATCATAAACAAAAAGTCAATGACTTGACTAATCAAGAATACAAGTTAAAGCTCCAGGCCAAATCAttaaaggaaaaagaaaatgcaACAAGAGACAAGTTGAACTTGGCAATGCGCTCTTTGGAACAACAGAAGCTGAAAGTGGAAGATTtagtgaagaagaaacaaagTTTAGTTGACACAAAGCAGGACTTGGAATCACAGATAAAACAACTTGAAACAGCCATTGATCAGGGAACGAGGGAGCTTAATAAGTCAAATGACAATATGCTGTTGCAAATGAACAAGAATCTAGTGGAGCTAAACAAATATGAAATATACACAGGTCTAAAAATTGAGGTACAGAGTAATGAACTAATgtgtttcaaattcttcaacttgGATCCCAATGATTACGACAGAGAGTTTGCTATTACTTTGAATATTGGTGGTAGCACGTACAGTATAGAGAACACAAGTCCCAAGTTATCTGATGAAACTGTTGAGCAGATACAAGGTAAATTAAACCAAGGTAGACAGCTTagtaaatttttgaaagaagTTAGAACTCTCTTTAAAGATTTTGTGCAGTATTAA
- a CDS encoding uncharacterized protein (Protein of unknown function; possibly transcriptionally regulated upon hyphal formation) encodes MSSPSERIIGHMNKDHQLALSDYVVVYGDVNPANLIEESVQLVSVDEKQIVIDYDIIKPPITKTLSLYWHDAKEDENIQVKAYGDIKGKLIAMAKYCANEQGYAVKKLTKVHGPDFLGAPMYLVWLVLFVNAYDPTILRKLFANDALFNKLIGYLPGWTFALYRDMEKNAHRHIIGLAIAHLGEILFFTKGYLAKYRAPENQRWIWYVMNFFEGFPVMLRLRRATK; translated from the coding sequence ATGTCTTCACCCAGCGAGAGAATTATTGGCCATATGAATAAGGACCACCAATTGGCTTTGTCAGActatgttgttgtttatgGTGATGTCAATCCAGCAAACTTGATCGAAGAATCAGTCCAATTAGTTTCTGTCgatgaaaaacaaatagtTATTGATTATGACATAATCAAGCCACCAATTACTAAAACGTTGTCTCTTTACTGGCACGATGCAAAGGAAGATGAGAATATACAAGTAAAAGCATATGGTGATATAAAGGGAAAATTGATAGCCATGGCTAAGTATTGTGCCAACGAACAAGGGTATGCAgtcaaaaaattgacaaaagTTCATGGACCAGATTTTTTGGGTGCTCCAATGTACTTAGTTTGgcttgttttgtttgtcaATGCTTATGATCCGACTATTTTGAGAAAGTTATTTGCCAACGACGCCTTATTCAACAAGTTAATTGGATATTTACCAGGGTGGACATTTGCTCTTTACCGTGATATGGAAAAAAACGCCCACAGACATATAATTGGACTCGCTATTGCTCATTTAGGGGAAATCTTGTTTTTTACAAAAGGTTACCTTGCTAAATACAGAGCTCCAGAGAATCAAAGATGGATTTGGTATGttatgaatttttttgaagGTTTCCCAGTGATGCTTAGACTTAGAAGAGCAACTAAATAG
- a CDS encoding uncharacterized protein (Predicted homeodomain-containing protein; possible transcription factor; possibly transcriptionally regulated upon hyphal formation), translated as MNMNIGSHRDESVSTNPNSLHMQFFQDDPDQIAPVHLDPTSMIVNRVTINTLEEQSTNPKIFEDNQDNDESDKYSEDKLDPIAFSIRNRKFKAELTPDERGYIIGRSVSTSVQELAKELKLSRSTIQHTLKMCRQRKHNKTLNQNRGRKLAISPEEMERVLKLIEQRPGISKQEIISSLDLKVSSRTLARALQRNGTKRLTSRNHGKQ; from the coding sequence ATGAATATGAATATTGGGTCTCACCGAGACGAATCGGTTTCAACTAACCCGAACAGTTTACATATGCAGTTTTTTCAAGACGATCCAGACCAAATAGCTCCGGTGCACCTTGATCCAACATCTATGATTGTCAATAGAGTTACAATAAATACATTGGAAGAGCAGCTGACGAACCCCAAGATTTTTGAAGACAACCAAGATAACGACGAAAGTGACAAGTACTCAGAGGATAAACTAGACCCTATAGCCTTTTCCATCAGAAATAGAAAGTTTAAAGCAGAATTGACACCAGATGAAAGGGGATATATTATTGGCCGATCAGTAAGCACGAGTGTTCAGGAACTAgcaaaagaattaaaactaTCTCGAAGTACTATACAGCATACGCTCAAGATGTGTCGACAAAGAAAACATAACAAAACCCTTAATCAAAATAGAGGTCGGAAACTAGCCATCTCGCCTGAGGAAATGGAAAGAGTGCTAAAGTTAATAGAGCAAAGACCCGGAATAAgtaaacaagaaataatatCGTCTTTGGATTTAAAAGTGAGTTCCCGGACTCTTGCGAGAGCTTTACAAAGGAATGGAACAAAAAGACTAACGCTGCGAAATCATGGCAAGCAGTAA
- a CDS encoding uncharacterized protein (Ortholog(s) have acetyltransferase activator activity, histone binding activity and role in double-strand break repair via nonhomologous end joining, nucleosome assembly, positive regulation of histone acetylation) yields MTEKDEGKRLQLSLDKLGDWEKEMSQVEREAEIYRIKKTQPMYAKRRSILKEIPKFWYIVLAENDDFADYISPDDLKYLEYIDDIYVYYPIVDDEAGHFKDFNITVTFGKNPYIPEQEITKKFKIVIQEDGDERIVSESVEVKWPHELSKINPSVIKEKYKGKDKKDMSAKDKKNYRLGMKSFFSWFNWTGEKPGKEFRNGEDLATLLSEDLYLNALKYYIIALSPDEDDDANDEEDTTEGEELDLSDDDVEESELPKKRTLEEEENEHATKKSK; encoded by the coding sequence ATGACAGAGAAAGATGAAGGAAAACGTCTTCAATTGAGTTTAGATAAACTTGGTGATTGGGAGAAAGAGATGAGTCAAGTGGAAAGAGAAGCCGAGATCTATAGAATCAAAAAGACACAACCAATGTATGCCAAAAGACGTTCTATCTTGAAagaaattccaaaattctGGTACATAGTATTAGctgaaaatgatgattttgcTGATTATATTAGTCCTGATGATTTAAAGTACTTGGAGtatattgatgatatcTATGTTTATTATCCCATTGTCGATGATGAGGCAGGTCATTTTAAGGATTTCAATATAACTGTAACTTTTGGTAAGAATCCTTATATTCcagaacaagaaataaCGAAAAAGTTCAAAATCGTAATACAAGAGGACGGAGACGAACGCATAGTGTCAGAATCAGTTGAAGTCAAATGGCCCCATGAGTTGAGCAAAATTAATCCGTCCgtaattaaagaaaaatataagGGCAAAGATAAGAAGGACATGTCTGCAAAGGACAAGAAAAACTATAGGTTAGGAATGAAATCATTCTTCTCGTGGTTCAATTGGACTGGAGAAAAACCAGGTAAAGAGTTCAGAAATGGAGAAGATTTGGCCACTTTATTATCAGAGGACTTGTATTTGAATGCATTAAAGTATTATATTATAGCATTGTCACCggatgaagatgatgatgcaaatgatgaagaagacaCAACTGAAGGTGAAGAATTGGACTTGAGTGACGATGATGTAGAGGAATCAGAGCTTCCTAAAAAGAGAACtttggaagaagaagaaaatgaacaTGCGacaaaaaaatccaaataa
- a CDS encoding uncharacterized protein (Ortholog(s) have GTPase activator activity and clathrin-coated vesicle, endosome, trans-Golgi network localization) encodes MLKENEIISRALVTIDNFKGSLKAFKSSITDGGYTQLHMPNCFSRTLVWKVCLITDSFKISTWESKLNDSRVVFDQLISRDDMKLPWNKLDSDSVFYHSGDLSRKSSITRKSSSRDSKGLHKVSLLRVNTTEDPLSSSAQLSGYVNTGDDLELLQTIILDIDRLFPGEDFFSESNKYSIHRKKQLIEILYLWSKCNPQVGYKQGLHEILGLIYMNLSQESVDISQTNTFSSDDMKILSLYNVHYLCHDVFTIFNKFMLQSGNITHFYASEDALWKSIENFNVYLMKIDQFIHYTLNTKLNLEPQLWIIRYLRLLLLRELGSDLETTMLLWDKLVSLQLPINSGNSISSIPDILNFMIIQLLIQVKTDILSSDFSECLSILLHYPFKPTTQIEKHEFVKKLFKDAVKLYEKRNDDLKLYEYGIRLNNRYNPNLKILMNYTNGERSSTESVNSSRAASPAPGSNPPPTSAPPSLSSSRNDNMKFEKMRLEMRLKKKAQSMINPK; translated from the coding sequence ATgctaaaagaaaatgagaTTATATCTCGAGCGCTTGTTACTATTGACAACTTCAAGGGAAGTCTAAAGGCATTTAAATCATCTATTACTGATGGGGGGTACACTCAACTCCACATGCCCAATTGTTTTTCCCGAACATTGGTGTGGAAAGTATGTTTGATCACAGACAGTTTCAAGATCAGTACCTGGGAATCCAAACTCAACGATTCCAGAGTTGTTTTTGACCAGCTAATCAGCAGAGATGATATGAAATTACCTTGGAACAAACTTGATCTGGACAGCGTATTCTATCATTCTGGGGATTTGTCCAGAAAATCGAGTATAACAAGGAAACTGTCATCACGGGATTCAAAAGGGTTACATAAGGTGTCACTTCTTAGAGTAAACACTACAGAGGATCCATTGTCTTCATCAGCTCAATTGCTGGGTTATGTCAACACCGGTGACGATCTTGAGTTGCTTCAAACAATCATACTAGATATCGATCGTTTATTTCCTGGCGAAGACTTTTTCAGCGAATCCAATAAATATTCCATTCATCgcaaaaaacaattgattgagATACTATATTTATGGTCAAAGTGTAACCCTCAAGTCGGGTACAAACAGGGTTTACATGAAATCTTGGGGTTGATATACATGAACTTGTCACAAGAATCTGTGGATATTTCTCAGACAAACACGTTTTCTAGCGATGACATGAAAATACTCAGTCTTTACAATGTTCACTACTTATGTCATGACGTTTTTACaatattcaacaaatttatgTTACAGAGTGGTAATATAACACATTTTTATGCAAGCGAAGATGCATTGtggaaatcaattgaaaatttcaacgtttatttgatgaaaattgaCCAATTCATTCATTATACCTTAAACACAAAGCTAAACTTAGAACCCCAATTATGGATAATCAGATACCTAAGATTATTGTTGCTACGCGAATTAGGAAGTGATTTGGAAACCACAATGTTGTTGTGGGACAAATTGGTATCACTACAATTACCGATAAATCTGGGAAACAgtatttcttcaattccTGACATATTAAACTTTATGATCATTCAGTTGCTTATACAAGTCAAAACAGACATATTATCAAGCGATTTCAGCGAATGCTTATCAATATTGTTGCATTATCCATTTAAACCCACAACTCAGATAGAAAAACACGAGTTTGTGAAAAAACTATTCAAAGATGCAGTAAAGCTTTATGAGAAGCGAAACGATGATTTAAAACTTTATGAGTATGGTATACGGTTAAACAATAGATACAatccaaatttgaaaattctCATGAATTATACAAACGGTGAAAGAAGCAGTACCGAGTCAGTGAACTCCAGTCGTGCTGCTAGTCCAGCACCTGGCAGCAATCCTCCACCTACTTCTGCACCACCATCACTTTCTAGCTCACGTAATGACAATatgaaatttgaaaagatgAGATTAGAAATGAGactaaagaaaaaagcTCAACTGATGATTAACCCTAAGTAG
- a CDS encoding uncharacterized protein (Ortholog(s) have RNA polymerase II core binding activity, role in chromatin-mediated maintenance of transcription, transcription elongation from RNA polymerase II promoter and transcription elongation factor complex localization): MGKRKSSSRKPAKKIKQTLDTTFTCLFCNHEKSVICTIDKKNLLGELHCKICGQSFQTAIHSLSQPVDIYSDWIDACEDLAEEAEKHGNDEEGDVYSDGDDNTATNNNSGRHEKDPILDSEDEDDENF; this comes from the coding sequence atggGTAAAAGAAAGTCATCCTCACGTAAACCAGCaaagaaaatcaaacaaacaCTTGATACCACATTCACATGTTTGTTTTGTAATCATGAGAAATCAGTTATTTGTACAATAGATAAGAAGAACTTATTAGGTGAATTGCATTGCAAAATATGTGGGCAAAGTTTTCAAACTGCTATACATTCATTATCACAACCAGTAGATATATATAGTGATTGGATTGATGCTTGTGAGGATTTAGCTGAAGAAGCAGAAAAACATGgtaatgatgaagaaggtGACGTCTACTCTGACGGGGACGATAATACGGctaccaataataattctggAAGACATGAGAAAGATCCCATTCTAGATTCTGAGGACGAAGACgatgaaaatttttaa